Proteins found in one Candidatus Binatia bacterium genomic segment:
- a CDS encoding NADH-quinone oxidoreductase subunit A — protein sequence MLFDFANVLVFTALGAGFVGVNLLIGKLLRPNNPQTRKLSTYECGEPAAGSAWVNFNIRFYIVSLIFIIFEVEIAFMFPVATAFRRWVESGQGGFAFIEILVFVGILFLGLVYAWAKGDLEWVKKVQAQ from the coding sequence ATGCTTTTCGATTTCGCCAATGTTCTGGTTTTTACGGCCTTGGGCGCCGGTTTCGTCGGCGTCAACTTACTCATAGGCAAGCTGCTCAGGCCGAACAACCCCCAGACGCGCAAGCTTTCCACGTATGAATGCGGCGAGCCGGCGGCCGGCAGCGCATGGGTCAACTTCAATATTCGTTTTTACATCGTCTCTTTGATTTTCATCATCTTCGAGGTCGAGATCGCCTTTATGTTCCCCGTAGCGACCGCTTTTCGCCGTTGGGTCGAAAGCGGGCAAGGCGGCTTTGCCTTCATCGAAATTCTGGTGTTTGTCGGCATCCTCTTCCTCGGTCTGGTTTACGCCTGGGCCAAAGGCGATCTCGAATGGGTCAAGAAAGTTCAAGCGCAATAG
- the nuoB gene encoding NADH-quinone oxidoreductase subunit NuoB translates to MQPLLNSLPETVFTTKVDQLLNWGRASSQWYMLFGLACCAIELMQTGGPRADVDRFGCVPRATPRQSDLMIVAGTLTYKMAKRTKLLYDQMPDPKYVISMGSCANCGGLFQVAYSVCKGVDKIIPVDVYVPGCPPRPEALTEGLLRIQDKMMRERWLVRAPAAAEGQTGT, encoded by the coding sequence ATGCAACCGCTGCTGAATTCACTGCCCGAGACGGTTTTTACCACCAAGGTGGATCAGCTCCTCAATTGGGGCCGGGCCTCTTCACAGTGGTACATGCTGTTCGGCCTGGCCTGCTGCGCCATCGAGCTGATGCAGACCGGCGGGCCGCGCGCTGACGTGGACCGCTTCGGTTGCGTGCCTCGTGCGACGCCGCGCCAGTCCGATCTTATGATCGTCGCCGGGACGCTGACCTACAAGATGGCCAAGCGCACCAAGCTGCTCTACGACCAGATGCCAGACCCCAAGTACGTCATCTCGATGGGAAGCTGTGCCAATTGCGGCGGCTTGTTCCAGGTCGCCTACTCGGTGTGCAAAGGGGTCGATAAAATCATCCCGGTGGATGTCTACGTGCCGGGCTGTCCGCCGCGGCCCGAAGCCCTGACCGAAGGTCTCCTCAGAATTCAAGATAAAATGATGCGCGAGCGCTGGCTGGTGCGCGCTCCGGCGGCGGCCGAGGGGCAGACGGGTACATAG
- a CDS encoding NADH-quinone oxidoreductase subunit C: MEAQEIYNKLERQFPGKVGNFRGDVIDPCLNVDARAVVDVCRYLRDDPETAFEVLSDLTALDLSKEDKFQVVYHLYSYSKRHQIVLKADLPREGTPSIATMEGVWKAANWFEREVFDLFGVIFEGHSDLRRIMLPEDWVGHPLRKDYVEQEEYDGISTQRAPLVEKLLR, translated from the coding sequence GTGGAGGCCCAAGAGATCTACAATAAGCTGGAGCGGCAGTTTCCGGGCAAAGTTGGCAACTTTCGCGGCGACGTCATCGACCCGTGTCTCAACGTCGACGCCCGGGCCGTCGTCGATGTCTGCCGCTACCTCAGGGACGATCCCGAAACGGCTTTCGAAGTTCTTTCCGATCTGACCGCCCTCGACCTTTCCAAAGAGGACAAGTTCCAGGTCGTCTACCATCTCTATTCCTATTCCAAGCGTCACCAGATCGTCCTGAAAGCCGATCTGCCGCGGGAGGGCACGCCCAGCATCGCCACGATGGAGGGCGTCTGGAAGGCGGCCAACTGGTTCGAGCGCGAGGTCTTCGATCTTTTCGGCGTGATTTTCGAAGGCCACAGCGACCTTCGCAGAATCATGCTGCCGGAGGACTGGGTCGGCCATCCGCTGCGCAAAGACTACGTCGAGCAGGAAGAGTACGACGGCATCAGCACG